From Tachypleus tridentatus isolate NWPU-2018 chromosome 8, ASM421037v1, whole genome shotgun sequence, a single genomic window includes:
- the LOC143223669 gene encoding uncharacterized protein LOC143223669 isoform X1, whose protein sequence is MEVLEMKGEPFSDEEQNALLDIKLVKSEGETFTCTARKADSSAKSSSQTTFKFDVAKEDNHNEETEKMENILVRVKTEQSGDEIISKFSDSSDDNLDDSEYSVMNMKTKTEFQEDLQKTKLGSDIRCDIQSGVDICCGSRLSQSGDKPYSCVICGKECGSNSKLKIHFRIHTKEKPYICSVCKKKFGTKSDLKKHERIHTGEKPYSCVACGKEFRTKSDLRKHEKIHTGEKPHSCIACGKDFRTKSDLKKHDRIHTGEKPFSCIVCGKEFRTKSDLKIHERIHTGEKPYGCSVCGKDFGTMGNLQKHERIHTGEKPYGCVVCGKEFGVMGNLRKHERVHTGEKPYSCVVCGKIFRTKCDLKKHVRIHTGEKPHSCSACGKKFITSSELKSHELVHTGEKPYTCVVCGKKFGIMGNLKSHNRIHTGEKPYSCTVCGKHFRSNGILKKHKKIHTKKKPYSFLV, encoded by the exons CAGCAAGAAAAGCAGATTCCTCAGCAAAAAGCTCTTCACAAACCACTTTCAAGTTTGATGTCGCAAAAGAAGACAACCATAATGAAGAAACAGAGAAAATGGAG AACATATTAGTCAGAGTAAAAACAGAACAGTCCGGTGATGAGATTATTTCAAAGTTCAGTGACAGTAGTGATGATAATCTGGATGATTCAGAATATAGTGTTATGAACATGAAAACCAAAACTGAATTTCAAGAAGATTTACAAAAAACCAAACTTGGGTCAGACATTAGATGTG ATATCCAGTCTGGTGTGGACATCTGTTGTGGAAGTCGTTTATCTCAGAGTGGTGataaaccatacagttgtgtaatCTGTGGAAAAGAATGTGGTTcaaatagtaaattaaaaatacatttcagaaTACACACTAAGGAGAAGCCATACATATGTtctgtgtgtaaaaaaaaatttggaacaaagagtgatttaaaaaaacatgagagaatacacactggggaaaaaccatacagttgtgtagCATGTGGCAAAGAATTTAGGACAAAGAGTGACTTAAGAAAACATGAGAagatacacactggggagaaaccacaCAGCTGCATAGCATGTGGCAAAGATTTTAGAACAAAAAGCGACCTTAAAAAACATGACagaatacatactggggagaaaccattcAGTTGTATAGTATGTGGCAAAGAATTTAGAACAAAGAGTGATCTAAAAATACATgagagaatacacactggggagaaaccatatgGTTGTTCTGTGTGTGGCAAAGATTTTGGAACAATGGGGAACCTACAAAAACATGAgaggatacacactggagagaaaccatacggTTGTGTAGTTTGTGGAAAAGAATTTGGAGTAATGGGTAACCTGAGAAAACATGAAAGGgtacacactggtgagaaaccatacagttgtgttgTGTGTGGCAAAATATTTAGAACAAAGTGTGACCTAAAAAAACATGTGAGGATACATACTGGTGAAAAACCACATAGTTGTTCAGCATGTGGCAAAAAATTTATAACAAGTAGTGAACTGAAGAGTCATGAGTTGGTACACACTGGAGAAAAACCATACACTTGTGTAGTATGTGGTAAAAAATTTGGAATAATGGGTAACCTAAAATCACACAATAGGATACACACTGGagaaaaaccatacagttgtacagtttgtggaaaacatttcAGAAGCAATGgcattttaaaaaaacacaagaagATACACACTAAAAAGAAACCATACAGCTTTCTAGTGTAA
- the LOC143223669 gene encoding uncharacterized protein LOC143223669 isoform X2 — MEVLEMKGEPFSDEEQNALLDIKLVKSEGETFTCTRKADSSAKSSSQTTFKFDVAKEDNHNEETEKMENILVRVKTEQSGDEIISKFSDSSDDNLDDSEYSVMNMKTKTEFQEDLQKTKLGSDIRCDIQSGVDICCGSRLSQSGDKPYSCVICGKECGSNSKLKIHFRIHTKEKPYICSVCKKKFGTKSDLKKHERIHTGEKPYSCVACGKEFRTKSDLRKHEKIHTGEKPHSCIACGKDFRTKSDLKKHDRIHTGEKPFSCIVCGKEFRTKSDLKIHERIHTGEKPYGCSVCGKDFGTMGNLQKHERIHTGEKPYGCVVCGKEFGVMGNLRKHERVHTGEKPYSCVVCGKIFRTKCDLKKHVRIHTGEKPHSCSACGKKFITSSELKSHELVHTGEKPYTCVVCGKKFGIMGNLKSHNRIHTGEKPYSCTVCGKHFRSNGILKKHKKIHTKKKPYSFLV, encoded by the exons CAAGAAAAGCAGATTCCTCAGCAAAAAGCTCTTCACAAACCACTTTCAAGTTTGATGTCGCAAAAGAAGACAACCATAATGAAGAAACAGAGAAAATGGAG AACATATTAGTCAGAGTAAAAACAGAACAGTCCGGTGATGAGATTATTTCAAAGTTCAGTGACAGTAGTGATGATAATCTGGATGATTCAGAATATAGTGTTATGAACATGAAAACCAAAACTGAATTTCAAGAAGATTTACAAAAAACCAAACTTGGGTCAGACATTAGATGTG ATATCCAGTCTGGTGTGGACATCTGTTGTGGAAGTCGTTTATCTCAGAGTGGTGataaaccatacagttgtgtaatCTGTGGAAAAGAATGTGGTTcaaatagtaaattaaaaatacatttcagaaTACACACTAAGGAGAAGCCATACATATGTtctgtgtgtaaaaaaaaatttggaacaaagagtgatttaaaaaaacatgagagaatacacactggggaaaaaccatacagttgtgtagCATGTGGCAAAGAATTTAGGACAAAGAGTGACTTAAGAAAACATGAGAagatacacactggggagaaaccacaCAGCTGCATAGCATGTGGCAAAGATTTTAGAACAAAAAGCGACCTTAAAAAACATGACagaatacatactggggagaaaccattcAGTTGTATAGTATGTGGCAAAGAATTTAGAACAAAGAGTGATCTAAAAATACATgagagaatacacactggggagaaaccatatgGTTGTTCTGTGTGTGGCAAAGATTTTGGAACAATGGGGAACCTACAAAAACATGAgaggatacacactggagagaaaccatacggTTGTGTAGTTTGTGGAAAAGAATTTGGAGTAATGGGTAACCTGAGAAAACATGAAAGGgtacacactggtgagaaaccatacagttgtgttgTGTGTGGCAAAATATTTAGAACAAAGTGTGACCTAAAAAAACATGTGAGGATACATACTGGTGAAAAACCACATAGTTGTTCAGCATGTGGCAAAAAATTTATAACAAGTAGTGAACTGAAGAGTCATGAGTTGGTACACACTGGAGAAAAACCATACACTTGTGTAGTATGTGGTAAAAAATTTGGAATAATGGGTAACCTAAAATCACACAATAGGATACACACTGGagaaaaaccatacagttgtacagtttgtggaaaacatttcAGAAGCAATGgcattttaaaaaaacacaagaagATACACACTAAAAAGAAACCATACAGCTTTCTAGTGTAA